CCGCCGAGGTGCTCCTCGACGGCATCGGCCAGGGCGCCGGTGGGGCGGTCGCCGCCGTCGGGCGAGAGGTTCTCCCAGAAGAGGGAGTGCAGGACGTGGCCCGACAGGTGGAAGGCCAAGGTCTTCTGGAGGCCCACCAGGCCGCCGAACTGCTCCTTGTCGCGGGCCTCGGCGATCTGCTCCAGGGTGTCGTTGGCGCCCTTCACGTAGGCGGCGTGGTGCTTGGAATGGTGCAGTTCCAGGATCTCGCCCGTCATCGCGCGCTCCAGTGCGGAGTAGTCGTAGGCGAGGTCGGGGAGGGTGTACTGGCCCATGGGATAGGGGCTCCTAGTCCGTGTGCTGATGGGTGTTCGGACGTGCCTCCGCCACACTATTGCGCATCGCTTGCAATTACCTACTGATGGCATCAGAGTGTTTCGTCAGGGGTGGGCGAGGCCTGTCAGCCTCCCCGCTGTGACAGTCCCGGACGCGCCCCGGTGCGCATCGGGGTCCTCCGTGCGAGCTGATCGTCTTCCCAACCGGCGCCCGCCGGGACGTCAGGCCCGCCCACCCCGAACCGCCCGCCCCGAACCGCCCGCTCCGAACGGGCCGGGCCGCCGGCGAGGGCGGCACGGCGAGGACGCCGGCCGGCCGCCAGGAGCGTCGGACGGGGCGGGGCGATTCGCGGCGGGTCGGGCGGGCTACTCCGGGGTGCTCTGGCGCGGCAGGGCGAGGGCCACCGTGTCGGCGAACTCCCGGACCGCGCTGGTCCGGCTGACGATCCGTCCGGCATGCACCACCAGGCGGCTGTGACCACCCGCGAGCGCGCCGGCCAGGCTGTCGCCGCGGATGGCGAGGAGCTCGGCGGGGAAGCCCGCGTCCACCCGTACGGGTGGCAGGCCGAGGGCGGTCCTGGCCCGGTTGGCGACGGCGTCGTAGGCGGCCTCGACGCTCACCCCGCCGGCGGCCAGCAGGTAGGCGGCCTCCAGCGGGTCGGCCCGGCCGGCGGGGTTGGCGGCGTCCCGCAGCGAGCCGCTGCCGGCCGCGATCGAAACCCCGGCCCTGGTCAACTCCGCCACCAGGGAGGGGCGCAGGCCGTTCGGACGGCCCGGGAGGCCGGTGCAGCCGCCGTTCTGCGGCAGGAGGACCAGCTGGATCCCGGCGCCCGCCAGCACGCCCGGGCCGTCCGGGCCGAGCCCGCCGCACGGGCCGAGGGTGACGCGCGGGCGCAGCGGGGCGAGCGCTGCGGCGAGTCTGGCCAGGGCGGCCGGCTCGGCGGCCTCGGTGTGCAGGTCGACGGGGCAGTCGGCCTCGCGGGCGGCCTCCAGCAGCACCTCGACGTAGCCGGCCGGGTCCGGGTCGAGGTCGGGGCAGCCGCCGGCGGCGGTGGCGCCCAGCTTGAGGGCGTCGCGCAGCTGGGCCCGGCCGTCCGCCCCGGCGAGGCCGGTGAGCAGCCGGGGCATCGCGACGGCCTGGAGTTCGGCCAGGCCCCGCAGGGACTGCCGGGCGGTGAGTACGGCCTCCAGGCGCCGCAGGCCGTGCACATCGCCGATCCGGACGTGGGTGCGCTGGGCCGTGGCGCCGTAGCCCAGGGAGGTGAGGGCGGCTTCGGTGGCCCGGCGGGTCAGGTCGGCGGACGTCTCGGGGGGCGGGGCGGACAGGGCGGCGGAGAAGGCGAGGTCGTAGTGCGCGTGGGCCTCGGCGGGGGCCGGCAGGAGCAGGTAGCCGGCCAGGTCGATCCGGGCGCCGGTGGTGGCGGTGGGGCCGCCGGGCAGGGCGTGCAGCGGGGCGAGGCTGCCGACGGTGCCGACGGCCTGGATCCGGTCGCCGCTGATCCGGACGTCGACCACGCGGCCGTCCGCGAGGCGGGCCCCGGTGAGGAGCAGGACGGGGCCGTGCCCGAGCGGGTTGGCGGCCGGGCCGTGGCCCTGCTGCGGCCCGTCGGCGGGTGTGCTGTCCGCGGTCATCGGCAGACTCCTTCCCGCGTTCCCCCGGGGCCCGCCGACGGGCCGGGAGGGTTTCGTGGCAGGCAAGATCGCTGGGGGTTCGAGCCTAGGGCGCCGCCGGGCGGGGTGCAGGGAGGCGGGCAATAGTCGTATCGGGTCGGGCCGTGGCCTTCGCAGGCGCTCCGGACGCCGGCTCGTCGATCGGTCGGGTGTGCGAGCCGCCCACCTGCGATCTTCCGGTCCGGATACGGATTTCACCTCTGGCCGGGAACCGTGTAATCTCTTCCTCGTTCGCCCCTATAGCTCAGTCGGTAGAGCGTCTCCATGGTAAGGAGAAGGTCTGCGGTTCGATTCCGCATGGGGGCTCTGGTGAACGATTGTCAGCCTCGGCTGTCATGAAGGTCACTGTGGCGGTGTAGCTCAGTTGGTAGAGCAAGCGGCTCATAATCGCTGTGTCACCGGTTCAAGTCCGGTCACCGCTACCCCGCGTAGTCGGTCGGGAGATCGAACTCCCGGTCGGCTACTCTTGTTGTGTTCTCACCCATTGTTCTAGGAAGGCACTCCCGTGGCTGCCACCGATGTCCGCCCGAAGATCACGCTGGCCTGCGTGGAGTGCAAGGAGCGGAACTACATCACCAAGAAGAACCGGCGTAACGACCCGGACCGTCTTGAGATGAAGAAGCACTGCCCCCGCTGCAACTCGCACACCGCGCACCGCGAGACCCGCTGACCCCGTAAGGTGTCGCCGGGCCTGTGTGACTCAGGTCTCTGACTCCGGGCCGCACCCCTTCCCAGGGGTGCGGCCCGGAGTTTTTTCGTATCGACCCGACCCCGGAGGAGTTGCCCATGCCGCTCGACCCCGCCTTCATCGGGCGGACCTACCCGCCCACCGAGCCCTACGAGGTCGGCCGCGAGAAGATCCGCGAGTTCGCCGCCGCCGTCGGTGACGACAATCCGGTGTACTCCGACCCGGAGGCCGCCAAGGCACTGGGCCACCCGGACGTGATCGCCCCGCCGACCTTCCCGTTCGTCATCACCTACCGGGCCGCCGCCCAGGTGGTCGAGGACCCGGAGCTCGGCCTGGACTTCACCCGGGTGGTGCACGGCGACCAGAAGTTCGCCTACACCCGCCCGGTGCGGGCCGGCGACCGGCTCTCGGTCGTGGTGACCATCGACGCCATCAAGTCGCTGGCCGGCAACGACGTGCTGACGGTGCGCGGCGAGGTGTCCGACGGCAGCGGCGAGCACGTGGTCACATCCTTGATGACCCTGGTGGCCCGGGCCGCCGACGAGGCGGGGGAGTAGCGCGATGGCGATCAGTTTTGACGAGGTCGAGGTCGGCACCGAGCTGCCCGGCCGGTCCTTCCCGGTGACCCGCGACACGCTGGTGCGGTACGCGGGCGCGTCCGGCGACTTCAACCCGATCCACTGGAACGAGAAGTTCGCGCTGGAGGTCGGCCTGCCCGACGTCATCGCGCACGGCATGTTCACGATGGCCGAGGCCGTCCGGGTGGTCACCGACTGGCTGGGCGACCCCGGCGCGGTGGTCGAGTACGGCGTGCGCTTCACCCGCCCGGTGCCGGTGCCCAACGACGGCACCGGCGCGGTGATCGACGTCACGGCCAAGGTCGCGGCCCTGCTGGAGGACCGCAAGGTCCGGGTCGACCTGCTGGCGACCTCCGGCGGCCAGAAGGTGCTGGGCATGTCCCGCGCGGTCGTGCAGCTGGCCTGACGGGTCCGTGGACGTGGGCGGGGCCCGGGGCGATCGCCCCGGGCCCCGCGTGGTTCCCGACCTTCCCGTGCGGCCCGCAGCCGGGCCCGGGCGCGGTGGGGCCGCCGGCGCGCACGGCCGGCCCGAGCCGGGGTGATCCGCGTCACGGCCGGCGGGAGCGGGCTGCCGGAATCGGGCGCCGCCGCGCCGGGCGGGCCGCGGCCGCCCCGTACGCTGGTGGCGTGCTGGTACAACACGACGCCCCCCTCGCCCCGCTGACCACCCTCCGGCTCGGCGGCCCCGCCCGCCGGCTGGTCACCGCGACCACCGACGCCGAGGTCGTCGCGGCCGTCCGCGAGGCCGACGCGGCGGGCGAGCCGCTGCTGGTGCTCGGCGGCGGCAGCAACCTGGTGATCGGTGACGCCGGTTTCGACGGCACCGTGCTGCGGATCGCCACCACCGGCTTCGCGCTGGACGGCACGGCGCTGGAGCTGGCG
The sequence above is a segment of the Kitasatospora sp. NBC_00240 genome. Coding sequences within it:
- the rpmG gene encoding 50S ribosomal protein L33, producing MAATDVRPKITLACVECKERNYITKKNRRNDPDRLEMKKHCPRCNSHTAHRETR
- a CDS encoding MaoC family dehydratase N-terminal domain-containing protein; protein product: MPLDPAFIGRTYPPTEPYEVGREKIREFAAAVGDDNPVYSDPEAAKALGHPDVIAPPTFPFVITYRAAAQVVEDPELGLDFTRVVHGDQKFAYTRPVRAGDRLSVVVTIDAIKSLAGNDVLTVRGEVSDGSGEHVVTSLMTLVARAADEAGE
- a CDS encoding MaoC family dehydratase, producing the protein MAISFDEVEVGTELPGRSFPVTRDTLVRYAGASGDFNPIHWNEKFALEVGLPDVIAHGMFTMAEAVRVVTDWLGDPGAVVEYGVRFTRPVPVPNDGTGAVIDVTAKVAALLEDRKVRVDLLATSGGQKVLGMSRAVVQLA
- a CDS encoding superoxide dismutase; amino-acid sequence: MGQYTLPDLAYDYSALERAMTGEILELHHSKHHAAYVKGANDTLEQIAEARDKEQFGGLVGLQKTLAFHLSGHVLHSLFWENLSPDGGDRPTGALADAVEEHLGGFEAFRKQLTAATVGVQGSGWGILSWEPLGKRLIVEQVYDHHGNVGQGTTPLLAFDAWEHAYYLQYKNVRPDYVTKLWDVVNWNDVADRFAAAQG
- a CDS encoding hydrolase; this encodes MTADSTPADGPQQGHGPAANPLGHGPVLLLTGARLADGRVVDVRISGDRIQAVGTVGSLAPLHALPGGPTATTGARIDLAGYLLLPAPAEAHAHYDLAFSAALSAPPPETSADLTRRATEAALTSLGYGATAQRTHVRIGDVHGLRRLEAVLTARQSLRGLAELQAVAMPRLLTGLAGADGRAQLRDALKLGATAAGGCPDLDPDPAGYVEVLLEAAREADCPVDLHTEAAEPAALARLAAALAPLRPRVTLGPCGGLGPDGPGVLAGAGIQLVLLPQNGGCTGLPGRPNGLRPSLVAELTRAGVSIAAGSGSLRDAANPAGRADPLEAAYLLAAGGVSVEAAYDAVANRARTALGLPPVRVDAGFPAELLAIRGDSLAGALAGGHSRLVVHAGRIVSRTSAVREFADTVALALPRQSTPE